The genomic DNA GGTGTCTGATGTTAATGGAGCGTAAGTGCTTTACTGAGAGGGACTGCACTTAGGTATTGTCCTTAAATGTGTTGCTAAATTAAAGCCTTAGGacttttcatttcatgtttACACTTGACACTTCCCTTAGTATTAGTTTTGCTGTTACATATATCTATCTGTGACGATTATCTCAACTGTATTTGGCTGCAATCCCTGCATTCATTAAATAACCATCACAAGATGAGTAGTACCGTTCCAGTTTTACAGTTACCAGCAGGAAGATTGTTCTTGACAACATATGGGCTGGACAGCCAGGAGACTGTGACAGGACGTGTTTGTGATTAACCCCAGATGTGTCCCACAATACCAAAAGTTTTCATTGCCTAAGGTTGCTCACCAACTGGTAGTTACTTCAGTTCAATTCAGTCACCACAATGTGAATGCAGACAACAAGCTGTAAGATTCAAGAAGTCTGAAAGTGAAACCTTGACCTGTCCAGAGTCTTCTTTTGTTTCTCCAGAATATGTTATGTTTTTCTGAATGAGTAATACAGGTTAGTATTGGAGGATTTCAAtagcttttaaatgtaaagttaagtttaaaagattttaacATCTTTTGGAATAAAAACTCTGTTTTGTCCAGCAGAGGGAGACTAgaattttatataaatgtaataCAAACATTAAGcataacaaggaaaaaaattctttaagtCAAATGTATCAGCCATAGATTTTGATTTATAAGACATAGTACTCTAGATCATATAGACAGCTAAATATAGGCAAAATCTGATGAAAATAAGACTTAAAACCATATTATAGTGCTTGATACTGATGTAGGATTTGTAGCCTTCATCTCACTTCAAGTCTGATGGTGtacaaatgacaaaataaaatacacattttctaaCATGATTTGAAAGTCCTACTGTGATTCTTAATCAATTTTTAAgtgtaaaaatattcaaaaccaaCATAAAAATTAGAACAAAAGCAGATTTATCTGCCTTTAAATTGAGTATTATTCATGTCCACTAGCCTGAGACAGATTTCTTGTCCAAGACACAATTctatcagatatttttaaaatcccacATAATACATTCTGTGAGTTTTTGAATTACCTGCATTCTTTCAAATGTTCTTTCTCTATATACAAATGATCTCTGAAATACCCATTGCAGGAAGAGTAAAAAGAGCTAGTAAAGAAACATAAGGCTTTCCATCAGTTAATAAACCAACATCTTTTGCCAGAGATCTCATCGCAGAATTATCTTCAATAAGAAATGttctacaaattatttttaaaaacacaaaagcttCAGATGGTAACtggaaacatattttatttctcagataatccctttgctttttttcaagcTAGAAAACCTAAAACTAATATATTTAatgggaatgaaaaaaagagattttaaaggagATCTCAtatgaagaacaggaaaaaaacaaacaacaacaaaaaacaaaacaaaacgaaaaaaccccacaaaacaaaacacacagaccCAACTCCAGAGTCTGGAAgaccaagaaaagaaaactatgtctttatttatttgctgtctAGTTTTGACTCCCCCGTAGTGCTGTTTATCTTTTCTTAGCTCACTTCAGACATTCTGTTCAGTAGCATTTGGATGTCTCTGCTCATATAAGTAGTCATATGAATGTCAAGAACAGCATGGATAGCCACGAAATGTAGCAGCAGCATGTATTAATGGCATCCTGAATCCACCAAATACCCGAGGCTCCGCAGGACAcacacttctgttttcagttccCACCCAGGAAAGATTAGAAGAAACAGCAATAAATCTATGCCACTGAATAAAAGCATGTATGTAGACAGTGCAAGTGTGTCATTATCTCCAAAATAACTCTGGTGACACCATGCCAAAGGGAAGCTGCATCCTGACATGGAGCAGAAGAGGAGGCAGGCCAGGACAGGCCAGgacaggccaggccaggccaggccaggccaggccaggccaggacGGGCCAGTCCAACACTCTGAGCAGCCACCCCAGCAACTTAGTTACCTTGTGCAATAATATTCCTGACCCTCTCTGCCGCTGTTATAAACTGCTGAAAAGAGAATTTTACCTGGAACTAAATGAGAGACCCATAGACAATTATCATATCGTGATAAAACTTGTTGGCTTACCATGTGTACATTTAAGGATGTGAGatgagaacaaaagcaaaataaaggtaCCTCTACTCTCCCTTTGTACTTCCTTTGTTGATCAGACGCAGCTTTTGTGAAGCTCAGTGACTGTGAAACATGGTATTAACTACCCCAACTCACAATGCTATACAGCAAGGATACTTCCAAGGACAGGGAAACACATTCCTGATTTGCAGTCACTTGTCTCCATGCTGTAAGCACCCAGCAgtctctttctgtttttatttctgttgagtGGCCTGTGGCTTTCCATTCCAGGTAAAGATTTAAGTGTTTTCAGCaaagataacaaaaaatataaaataaaacaaaatcagtgtGTTTTACATGAGGAAACATCTGCCAGCAGTTTGTGCTCAGGAAATGGCCAGTGGAAACCTGGAGGAAGCTCTTTGCAGAGACTGCTTGGTCTTTTTACAGAGTGGCCCAATAAACAATTATTCCCGCCCAGAAACCCAGTCCCTGGGCTGACCAGTTGACCTCTCACCTCCCTGTTTTACAACAGGAGAAATCCATCACCCATTGGTCActtcaaaagcagttttaaagCTGCAGGCAGTGGGTTTTGACCTCGCTCCAGCTTATCTGGCACAGTGCACTGTTCACAGGCTACTCAGATTCACAGCTGCAGTAAAAGAGAGCCACTCGATAAGCAGCTCTTGGGCTTTCCTTTGTTCAGCCACACCAACTGATGTGCTTTGGGGATTACTACATTATCATGATGGTTTCGTAACTGAAAGGGGAGTAGATACCTTTTCAAACCAGCAAATGAACTGCTAGGTGCAGGTGTGAGAAGGACAAACAGAAAGGACTCGCCTTAACACAGACAGGAAAACAGCAGGTCCTTTCATGACAGAACTTGAAAGTAATGGTCACATTAAAAAACAGacaaatggaagaagaaatattatGCCTCAGCCATATGCCTCTGTTCATTCTGTGTCACTGGTTCTGGTGTTGCCAGCCTTCAGAATAAAAACCTGGTGTCAGAGCCAGAAGAAAGATCAAGTGGTCAGCTTAAACCTAATCAAGCAGTTCTCTTAGTTTGTTTCCTGATTCTTGGGAAACTTTTCATGAAATCATACGGGGAGCACTGAACCAATTCACTGACTCCCACAGCCCCTCAATGAGAAGCCACAACCTCTACACTGTGAGTTACATGAGGAAAGTCATCACCTGTACGTGGACCAAAGGGTGGAAGGTGGTGATCCTTACTTGGACACCACAGTACACCAAGGAGTCAGAGATCCACATCACAGGTAACCCGAGCAGCTGCagtctgtgctgtgctgcacagatCAACCAGCTGCACAGTTTGTCTTGTGCTTGGCTGCAGGATAAACTCAGCCTGTAACAGgagcctgcaggcagctcccacttggTACCGGTGATCTCGCCTCCTGCCTGGCCGTGACTCTGTCTAAAAGGGCAACGAAAAGCTCTCCTGTGAACATCCTTCATGAATAGAGTTGTCTGCTTGTTAGAAAATTATATAATAGCTtgaatggcaggaaaaaaaaaaaaagcttctctcCATGGACAGGACCTGCTCAGTGTGCCCTGGGGAAAATCCCCCCGGGGGCTCCATCTGATGGTGCACAAAGGCAAGGTTCCCAGTATCTGAAGGGATGCAAGATGTACTCACTGTCTATATTCTTCCTCTTACTCTGTCTTATTAGAGCAATATCTTATAAAGTCATTTGCTGTCAGGCCTTTCTTACTGATATCCAGAAGAGCCCTTCACCAGCTCACTCTCAGTTCACTCCCCACCTCTGGGGCAGAACATTCTCACTTCCCACCTGTGCCTTAAAATATGTGAGTCTTTGCAACTTAGACATCTATGCTCCTTCTGCAGTCAATGGAGAGCTGATCCATACAGCCCATGGACTCTGCAGAGCAAGTCACTCTCTAGACTCCACTGGCCATGCTGCGAGTATTGCCACATCTTCGTTTGATGAGTATGTATTAAACGCCTTTAAAAAATTGAGATAACAGAAAGCCATTTTAGATACAAACACTGCCAGACCTTCCAAAGGATGACCAAAAAGGACCTTGAGTACTCACGGTGCTTGCATGCcttcagcagaagagagaagcaaTGCCTGATagcaatgtttttcaaaataattttcgTTTATTAACACGATCCATTCAAACTTGCTTGAGATCAGCTGGAGTGAGCTACCTTTTGCCCAATAAAAGCTTTTCCTGTTGCAACCAAACATTTTGGTGTgactgcagcagctgggaaacagATATAAAAGTGTCACTGGCATACTTTTAGCAGTCCATGTTACTATGTTGTTCGTGGCTAGTCTGGGGCACGTCATTATCTCTCCCAGTATCTCATATGAAGATAGATAGGGACTTAAATCTTGTAAAGAAACGTTACCTCACACACTGTGATCCATAACCCTGCGAACCTGTCTAGAAAGTGTTATAAAACATAAATGGTTGGCCACAGCAATGAGACAGACCCTCAGACATTTATTAAATGATCACAGTGCAGTACATGGTGAAAATGGAACCAAGTTACTTTTAATTCATTCAGTCCCATTGATCTTAGGCACTAACAAATAACAAACTGTTTTGCAATTTAGattaaatatttgtaagaaaatgaattattctGAGACTGTTGACAATGACAGAGACAAGTTAAAATCATTTTGCTGGAGCTACTGACTGATATTTAATGTTGTTCGCAGTAAATAATCATACTTCAGATGACAGATCATAGAACagatcatagaatggtttgggttggaagggaccttaaagatcatctactTTTGACCCCACTACCATGGGCAgtgacaccttccactagatgagaattcaaagtatttttccttcacGAGATTAAACAGGAGTTCATAAACCAAGCCAGAAACACTGTTCAGCTAttggctgctgctgcacctcCTCCTTTGCTCTCCTCACACTCATAGGAGGAATAGAAACTCCACCCAAACTTTCATTCTGCTTCTGCCTGAAAATCTAAGTGGGTGCACAGTCATCAATACAGCCAAGGACTGAAGACATTCAATCGGAAAAAAATTCTCTGgcaagtttctttttccttctttttttttttatttcttaagtcACTTCCCAGCCACCAATCCAACCTCCTGCTATACTCAGCTGTATCTCTGTGAAATTGGGTGTGAGTcaacaaagaaatgaaatattttggcaaTGTTTGCTGTTGGGATTGAAAtgtcttttatcttttctggCTGATACTTTTAATTGAGACAATTTCTGTAGCCTCCTTTTAAGCAGAACTTTCCTCTGATCATATTCTGCAGCTCTGAAGGTTATGGCTAAGAACAGTCCTCCTTGAAAGAAATCCAGAAATCAATAACTAGTTATTGTAAAATGGTACAATCGGCAGTAGACTTAACtagatttatttaaataattgaaGTCTAACAACCTTTAGTTAACGATCTATGTAGTTCggtttatttttctgcaacaAATTTCAGTATACAGCAGAGAGGTCTAAGAGAAAAGCTCCAGGAACAAGACAcagaaaagctttgcaaatatttttgtgagcATGAGGTCCAAAGGGTGTTAGAAGgtgcttctgtttattttccttaagaAGGTTTGGGTCCTGCTTGCTGAATTCAGTGGGAGCTGTTATGCTCTGCCTTCTTTTGAATCACACCTCTAATCAATTactttttcctgcctttcaaaAGGCACATACttacaattaaaattttacataaatatgtctggtaaaatgtttaaagatggaaatattttttttttctctttctgtactTAAGTAAACAGAGTGATTTTTAGAGATGCTGAGACCCACCAGCAGCAATATAatgagcatttctgaaaatcagatcCAGCTTTAAGGATCCCATATGTGGATCCAGACAGGCCAAATCATAGCCAAAGAAACCAGAAGATATGGAACTCAGTCAATAAAAGATACCTCAAGAACAGATGAgtaaatttagatttttttttttcagagcaactATGTTAATTCTGAGCCTTTCTTTCTTCATGCAGTGTTCGATGGCCCTGGATAAAATGGCAGATTTGAGTCTGGAACAGACAGTGGAGCGAGTTGAGTTACGTGAAATGAATGGTGTTCCCTTGACAACAACAACATACAGCATATGGGACCAAGTATGGAAGTTCAAAGCCAGACCTGATGATCTGCTCATCTCAACCTATGCAAAAGCAGGTTGGTGGGGGGAGGAAACAGAATAGAAAAGATCGTGATAGTGCTTATTATTGGAATTGAAAACTAACTTTCTATTGTGGCTACTATTTGTTTCATCCCAAACCAGACGTATTTTAAAGACATGAAGCTCTGTCAGCTGCGACGAGTGATTTCTGACTTCTTTGGCAGAAGTAACAACCATCTATTATTACTGAAGTTCAAATGGTCACAGTCTAATTACCTATACTTAAAGGTTTCCTTTGATTTAgattatatacatacatatttacAGCAACAATAGTCTTCCACCAGTAGATATCGATTTAGCAAAGCCACGTAAAAGTCATCATTACTAAGAAAAAATAGGAATCGATTGAACAACTATGGATTGTATTGTGTATTTAGGGAATGACTTGGTGTGTAAACCAGTACTGATTTCTGGAAACAGGTTAATCGTTTTAATGAAATAACCAAATTAACTTAATAATTTTagccaataaaataaaatacccaCCATTAATGTTAGCTATCTGTTATTTTATCCAGTGATTGGCCATTTAGCTCATTACTATTTCTCCTCTTGATCAGACCCTTTATACTTACTGCACAGGAAAACAATTAATAACAACCATCAATATTAATCCTGGATGAATAAAAACATGTAAAGTCTAGGGGATTGGGATTCAGGAACAGATTCACAAACATTTTACGAGCATTAAGAGAATAATTACTTGAATTACCAAGAATTTTTaagtttgatttggtttttggttggttttggttttggtttttgttgggtttttttttttagtagggAAAAAcacattaccaaaaaaaaaaaaaaaaatcaaacctgaaaacttttaatttatttcctatGTACTGAAAGGAAAACCGCATTATTTTATCCAACCTGGATTAAAGCCTCTCAGGCATTGAATTAAAAAGAACTATAGTCAGGAGTCCATTCTACATTATGTTGTATCTGCCAGAGATGCACAATTCAAGTATCTTAAGAGGAGCTGAGTTTCCTGCCCACATTGCTTTCTGAGTTATCCCTTAGCCTGTTCTCCAGTTGACTTGCCACAGTACCTCGGAGGAGATGTAGTTAACCCAGTGACCATGGCTATTAGGGAAAAGATGTATGTGAAAGACAGAATAACTCTTACAAGATGTTGCAATAGCTCAGGCAGATGAAAGGTTGTACTGACCTTTGTTAGagcatttaaaatggaaatattgaaaatactacaacttttttacattttcaaactgTATGAAATTTTTGCTCACTCAAAGTTcaggtatttaattttttcGTTCAAATTCAGAATCAAAATAATGTTGAAATACCTAAGTTTTTATGAGGTAtgaaaactgggaggaaggaatTTCATTCTTCTCTGCAAATAATACAATCTCTAAATAATAGTGAGTTTATCCCAGAGCATTTTTCATTACTGAGGTGAGGGTGGAAGCTTTCTGTTGGCAAGAAGAAGCCTGTCTAAAATGGAACTACCTTGGTATTCCTAATTATGCATTTTTCCTCCACTAGCCTCTCTTCCCTATTTGTCCATCATCTTCTGTGCTGCTCCTTTCTCCTTTAATAGGGTGTCCATCCTTCTGGCTTTCATCTTCCTAGCAGAAAAGACTCTTGGCTGGCCCTGAGGGAAATATCTAAACACTGGTATTTTCAGGTACCACATGGACACAGGAGATAGTGGATATGATTCAACAAAATGGAGATGTTGAGAAGTGTAGACGTGCCACTATTTACAGACGCCACCCTTTCCTTGAGTGGTACATCCCAGAGCCTTCATCTTTGTGTTACTCAGGTAAATATTAGACAAATAGGTTTATATTtcagacaaaatgaaataaaacaagcacCCAGTGCTGATGCCACAGGTTTCCTGGGAAAGGTCCCGCTTGCTTTGTCACTGAACTATGCACCATGTTGGATATTAGGGATCAGTTCTGTTGCTTTAATATAAACATCTAGTGCTACTCCAGCTGATGCAAGGCTGGCAGATGTGACTCAGGCACTACTGAAGACCATGCTGTCCTGGGGTGGCATCTGAAATCTGTGTGTGATACTCCACAGTACCAGCAGCAGATATGCATAAAATGGCAATGTGGGGGCTGTATGGAAGAGAAATCTATGTCGTGGATGTATTCCCAAAAGGTGGATAatatttttggtggttttgctACTGTTTTGAGTAACTGTTGTTAAATTCTAGGGTCTAGTCATCTAAACAAGCCATGGAGCATTGAGGCAACCAGCAGGCCTGACTGTTTTGCAAAGACACTTTCCTACAAGAGTGTTCCCCCAGCAAGGGCTCCCAGTCTGCATACTTTTCTAAGCCAGACTCTCTTCACGTTTGAAGCTAAAAAGCTTGACTAACAATGCAGCAAAAGTGCTACATTTTATCTTCTAAACCAGACCGTGTTgacacagagacaaaaaaagtgATAAAGGATAAGCATAATAAATGATGACAGGAAAATACAGAGGTCATGATAGATGTTTAAACATCATATATCACCAGGTATTCCCATTTATCCATAGCTACACCAAATCTATTGTCCATCATTCTCCCAGTCTCTCTTTGCATGCTATCCAGAAAGTCTAGTCAGCCAGTCTGTTCTAGTATCCTAGAAAGAAACATGCTTTTCTTACCTACAAAGTGAAAGGAGGTCACTAAATAttgtgaaggaaaaacattAGTTGGCTAAATATAAATTAGTATTCATCATTATCCCTTGGAATGCAGAGGGTAGACATGGACCCAAGCAAGCAAGAAGATATGAAAGAGTGTTGCCCCTTTCCTGCTTGAATACATAGGTAAAAATTTCTCAATAAACACTGAAGGGGCTTATGCAATGTTGTATGTGTTACGCTGCTATGTAATTGCTTTGGAGATGAATGATCATTGCAAGGTGAACTGCTGAAAAGTCACAGTCAAAATCATACATCCGAGAATAGCAAAGAAGTGTTCGTGCAATTTAGAGAACAAGTCACATCTCATAATGAAACATCCCACAGGCTTGGAGTTAGCTGAAGCTATGCCTTCTCCACGAACAATAAAAACTCACCTCCCTGTGCAGCTGGTGCCTCCCTCCTTCTGGGAACAAAACTGTAAGGTAAGGCAGAAGAGGTAGGACTCAATTCTACTTCACTTCCAAGGAAGGTGATATGAACCAGGACTGAATGTGGTTTCCAGAATCTTTGTGAAACCTAAAGGTCTCCCCAGATATTTTCCCTTTAACGTGCAAAGCCTGTGTGAAGCTAAAAAAGTCATGACTAAGTTACCTGCATTGGATTTCAGAAAATGGCAGCTTCAAAGCAAATTCTCTTTAGCCTTTGTCATCAGGCTCCAAGAGAAAACTCCAGATGCTCAATATCTATATAAGCATGTGTAAgttaatttctctctctccctctctctttcttttttcatataaataaaGATAATCTATGTGGTGAGAAATGCGAAAGACAATCTGGTGTCATACTACCATTTCCACAGAATGAATAAAGCATTGCCTgagccaggaacctgggaggagTTCATGGAGAAATTCATGACTGGGAAAGGTGATGAACTGCAATCAGTTGTAAAagagattttgttcttttaaaaaatgcgTGACtgatatatttatttcagctaTGGTTTGAAATCCAGTGCTGACACTCTCTGGAAGGATATCTACAGAAGGTGTTCCAGTAGTAATTTATCTTCATTCATGGGGTTTTATTGGTACCTAAAGGATTAATTTTGTctttacatttgcattttgaaaaaaaaaaaaaaaagctactctTTATGCTATTATCATTCAGTAACATATGTAACAATTTTCAGGCTTGATCTCTTCTGTCTGAGGTTAATAGAAACCTGCTTAGAAGCCAGCTGGGAAGGAACAGTGTTTTAATTGGGTTTACTCTAGCCTGTTATATAAGAAACCAAGGATTAATTTTGTGTAGAAATGTTTGGTGTGAATTTGAGTTAAGGGAGTCTTTTTACCTAATTTAATCTTTTTACCTAAATCAGGCATCTGAACAAAGCCAGTTTTCTAGCTAAAGCCAAGCAAGCCCAGAAGCTGATTCTTCCCTTTCCAAAAAAAGTGCTGATACCcaagaaagaaaacctgctCAGGTGGATGGCACTCTGCAATTTTGGTCAGTAAAGTTTCCACAGGTCCTTAGTATTTTACCACCACGTAGGCCTAGAAACACCACTGTCTGGTGGTGAGAGACCTTGTGTCTTGAGTTTGACTAGCTCAGCTTGGGAGCCGTCTGTCCCAGCACAGATATCTAGAACATAGCTACGTCTGTCCAAGCTGGTCATCTTGATACTTGCTGGAGAGAAACAGGTACTTCTGATAGTATATCAAATATTTAAACCAGTTAGAACCACAGAGTAATGGAAGTTGGAAGTGGTATTGGGTGTCCATCTCGTCCAACTCCCTGTGCAAAGCAGTCTTGTCCAGCTGATCAGATGAATCACTCTGGAAACATCTGTTTCTCTCCATTGACAGTAAAGACAGCCTGGATTTTTCATTCAGCAGTAAACATCTGCATTTGTTGCCCTCTAAAGTTACACATGAATCCTGCTCTGAGCATCCATACACCTGAGGGATTAATAGCACAAATGCTCTGATGAGCACAGAGCACAGTAGTCGTGGCCACAGTGATTCAAAACCAGCTGGGAAATGCCTAGACACTGGTTATGAGGAAAACACGAGTGCCACACATACCTAAAGACAGTTTGGGCATTTCTAGCCACTGATGATGTCGCTCCTTTTTCAGTGCTCTGGGGTTCCTGGTATGACCATGTAAAGGGATGGTGGAAGGCAAAAGATAAGCACCAGATCCTCTACCTCTTCTATGAAGATATGAAGGAGGTAAAAGGCTGGATGTATGTTTATAGGGCTCTGAAATCTGGGGGTCTAGTAGAGGTCACCTACGATCAACAGTTTTCTACTGTAATGTCAACCATATCAGTAAATCTTCAGAAAACTTGATTGTCTCACTCTGACAACAATTGCAACTTTAACACCGTGTttgatttctttgcttttcctggctCTGTATCTTATCCCATGTTATTCTCTTTGCAGAATCCAAAGCGAGAAATTCAGAAGATTCTGAAGTTcctggagaaggacttggatGAAGAGGTTCTAAACAAGATACTCCATAATACCTCATTTgagataatgaaagaaaatcccATGGCAAACTACACTAAGGACTTTCTGGGAGTAATGGATCACTCTCTTTCCCCATTCATGAGAAAAGGTACTGAGGTTTGTTACTGACATCAACTCTGTGCTCCTGGTTATTATTGTTTCGAAATGGGCCTTGAAGTACAAATATCCAGTGAGTCATGGCTAACGGGCTTCAGGAAATACTagtaaattaatcttttttctttttttgctttgctgtttcttagGGGTTGTCGGCGACTGGAAGAATTATTTCACTGTGGcacaaaatgagaaatttgaTGAAGATtataagaagaaaatgtctgATACCTCTCTTGTTTTTCGCACAGAATTATGATTATTAGCAATGGGAATTATTCTCTATGatcttcagcattttccattttatatattttgcttttccttcacaAAATGCCTGTGTTTCTAAGATTTCAATATCTCTCTTTCAAACACCACTGATTTTTCACTATCATGAGAGTGCACAAATTATGCGGAAGTTTAGGTTGGTCTCCCTGAAGAAAATAATCCCACTGGATACTTCTCATTCATCCCTCTCGCAGTGACTTTCAgcattaacagaaatatttcagacatGCTTTGGGTTTTTGTCTTTGTAAAAGTGCAGTTGATATTGCTGGTGTGTTCAAATAAGCCTCTAACAGAAATTAGAAACCGATAGGAAAAAAGGTCTCAAGATAATGCAGTGGGTGTATGCATAGTATGTTATTCACTTGTCGTACATACATTAATCAATACATAACAATAAACGAATTTAAACGTGATCAAGTATAAATAGAACAACAAAAGaagcactttcttttttctcgTTTTAATCTGGACATCATAAATGCCATTgaagtgaaagcaaaaatatcaaACACCCATTACATCCTTCGATAAAACTTGCCAAATGGCTACATAGAGGCATTTATCTACAATCCAGCTGGGGAGGCAGTAGTCCCTACTGCACCAGGACAAGAAAGTTTTCTCACTGTTGCCTTTTGAAACAGATCATACGATCTTCTGTTAACATTTGGAGAATTCTGAAAGCTGGTATGAACCAGGTCAAGAGTCACTGCTGCGTATACCAACTCCCTTTTCTCCACCGTTGTAAAAGTGTTCATCAGATGCATCACGTTATTACCTCCTCATTTTCTTCACTCTTCTCTTGtgtaaacaaacacacaaacatccCATTGAGGGCTCTTAGTTGTAATAGGGCCTGGTCGATATCATCAAATAAAGACTAGTTCTGCTTTAGCGTCAGTACCAGCACTATAGCCATGCTTTGAGCTTGTGGGAAATTAACTAAAGTGATTCATAACCCATTTAATTACATACAACTGTTACCAATCCACTTTTGGATTTAATGTGCCACCACTGAGCTTGGCACACAAAAAAGGCCTCAAAGAGTTCCTGCTTAACTGAGTTTGCACTCTGAATGTCACAGGGAAAACAACACAGAtgacagcagctggaggaaaataCTTGTCTTAATCTCATTGAGTCTAGTTTAGTCTATTATAACATAGAAAATGTTTGCTGGGGTTACTTTCTCTTTGGCCTGTGGAGAGTTCCAAGGATTTAGTAATAGGAGCAGCTGTCAAGATGCACAGTCCATTTCAGATTACCGATTTAATCCAAATATCTAAAGTGAATGCAGTTCTCTAAAGGGTAGCAATATCTTGCATcaagtttgaaaacaaacaaaaagcttccTGTTAAACGTAGAAGTTACACTGTCAGTTCCTGGCCCACCAAGATTCCCCCAAAAATGCAGGAA from Caloenas nicobarica isolate bCalNic1 chromosome 1, bCalNic1.hap1, whole genome shotgun sequence includes the following:
- the SULT1C4 gene encoding sulfotransferase 1C4, translating into MALDKMADLSLEQTVERVELREMNGVPLTTTTYSIWDQVWKFKARPDDLLISTYAKAGTTWTQEIVDMIQQNGDVEKCRRATIYRRHPFLEWYIPEPSSLCYSGLELAEAMPSPRTIKTHLPVQLVPPSFWEQNCKIIYVVRNAKDNLVSYYHFHRMNKALPEPGTWEEFMEKFMTGKVLWGSWYDHVKGWWKAKDKHQILYLFYEDMKENPKREIQKILKFLEKDLDEEVLNKILHNTSFEIMKENPMANYTKDFLGVMDHSLSPFMRKGVVGDWKNYFTVAQNEKFDEDYKKKMSDTSLVFRTEL